The DNA sequence GGGCGCTATAAGCCCCAGGTGGCCGAAGCGGTATCTGATGACGACCCGGCGGAGCTAATTCGCGAGGTACTGGAGATTGAGAAGGAGATTACGATGGGATTAACGAAGCTGCTTAAAGAAGTGGAGCCCGCTGGGTAGGTGCTGATATACCGTCTCCGTTTCGAAAAATAAATCTTTATTTAGAAAATCTGGCTCTATGGCAAGCGAAAGACAAAGCTACCTGGGTTAAGTCTCAGCTAAATAAAAAGTGTCCAATAAGCCGAAATCTTTTTGTTGCATAAAGACGTTCTTTTGGCAAATTTTGAGGTAAAGATGGCACCTGATCAAGCCGACCAACGAACCGGTCAATTTAGCACTTGGATTTCTGGGGTAGTGATATTTTCCTTGGTTATTTGGCTCACTCTTTTAATTCCTCGGGCTATTATTCTGATGATTGCATATGAAGTAAAAAATGCAGGAGATAAGAGTATTATTGTAAACACCGCAGACGACTGTAATGGAGGCTTAAGACATCAGACACAGGGCGAGTGCCTTGTAGGCTTTTCCAAACATGAAAACTATCAATCTGTTCGTACGATGATTATTACTGGACAATATCTGGTCTCTGTTACAGCTGCTATCATACTTGCATCTCTTGTAAAAACTGAAGATAGCAACTAATATCACATCTTATTTTCGTCCTTAATTGAATGGGAAAAACGCCATTTTATTCTGCAAATTCAACTGCATTTGGAGCCGGGAATATTTATTCTTCATGCGCTTTACCTCCGAGTAAATAGCACGACAGATAAATTTCACAGTATATTAGGCCATGAGATCGCGCTTTACCAGAAGAGAACCAGTTAAGAGGCTGTATTAAGGCGCAACAACTCGGAAATAATTAAATCTTGCACCACATATAAAATTGCTTGCCAGGTTTCGGCACTTGGCAAGCAACGCACAATCTAAAGACTTGAAAGATACGAAATCAATAAGGAAAAAATGAACTGGCTAGAAGTAAGTCTTGGGGCTCTAGTTAAAATCAAGGGAGGCGGAACCCCTAGTCGCAAAATTCCAGAATACTACGAAGGTGAAGTCCCTTGGGCAACAGTCAAGGACTTGAAGGGAATGTATATATCTGAGACACAAGAATACATCACACAGGATGCTATTAAAGATAGTGCTGCTAACTTAATTCCTGCTGGCAATATCATTCTTTGTACCCGCGTTGGACTAGGAAAAGTTGCAATTAATACTATTGACATTGCGATAAATCAAGACTTGAAGGCTTTGTTCTGTTGTGAAAGTTTGCTACCTAAGTATCTACTCTATTACCTAAGCTCACTAACTACGTTAATTCAGTATCAAGGGGCTGGGGCCACCGTGAAAGGTATCACTATTGAGCAAGTCAAACACTGGCCTATCCCCTTGCCACCGATCGCAGAACAAAGACGCATTGTAGAAATTCTCGATCAGGCCGATTCGCTACGAAAGAAGCGGGCGGAAGCCAACGTCAAAGCCGAGCGCATCTTGCCAGCCCTCTTCATTAAAATGTTTGGCGATCCAAAAGAGTGGGATGAAAACAATTCAATCAAGCCTCTTGGTGAGTTAGTAGAGTTTCAGAGTGGTGGCACACCTTCTAAAAAGAAGCCAGAATACTGGGAAGGTCAGATCCCGTGGGTTTCTCCAAAAGACATGAAAAAGGATCTTTTGCTAGATGCAATGGATCATATTTCTGAGCTAGCGATAGAAGAGACTCCTGCCAAGTTGGTCCCTAAAGACTCAGTTTTAATCGTTGTAAGAGGTATGATTCTCGCTCATACTGTGCCTGTCGCCTTAGCAGGTGCTGAATTGACAATCAATCAAGATATGAAGGCTCTTATTCCCAAAACGGATGAGATTAATTCTCTTTATCTTTTCTCGGCTTTGAAAGCTTCTCATTCACGATTGCTGGCACAAGTTGGTACGGCAGGTCATGGTACTCGAAAGCTAGATACACGTTTTTTGATTGAATTGCCTATCATGATTCCCTCAAAGTCCAAATTAAAAACCTTTGAAGCAGCCTTGGAGATAGGTAAGAAGGCTACTGGGCAAATAAACTACACGGCCTCGAAACTCGAAGCCCTCTTTCAAAATCTGCTTCACCGAGCCTTCTCTAGCGATCTCACCGCCGAGTGGCGTAAGGCCCATATGGCCGAGCTGTTTCAAGAAATGGAGCACCAAGCCAAGGTACTGGGCCTAGAGCGTGCAGTAGAGTATGAGCAGTTGGGAGTGTTGGAATAGCTAGCCCTGAGTCGCAGGTAACGCGGGATCGTTTTATGGCAGAGACCACTACACTACATCCCCTTCAGACCAATACCTGGGTCAAAGCCTCTTGGATGGTGAACACGGCAGGTCTAGAGGTCATTGCCTTTGAGGTAGCCGAGGGGCATAACGGTTGCATTGAAACCTCCCAAGCATTACCCAACCTTAAGATTGTCTTGGTGAATAAAGCTCTAGGCCGTTCTGCCGCTGAGGACAACAGTACGATTGAGCGCTGTCTGCTGGCGCAATTTGGAAACCCTAACCTATGACCGCCAGCGCCATTACCGCCCTGCACCTGGGTAACTTCAAAGCCTTTGCCAACCTTCAGCGGATACCCCTTAAGCCGCTGACGTTGATCTATGGGCCAAACAGCTCCGGCAAATCGAGCATTATCCATAGCCTACTGCTAGCCCGCCACGGTCTAGAAACTGGCGAACTCGACGCCTACAGTACCAGCATTGGCGGTGATGCGGTCGATTTGGGTGGCTTTGGCCAGTACGTGTATCGACGCGATCGCACCAACCGGGTGGAATGGGGCCTAGAGTTAGACCCCCGCCAGCTCTCTGGGCCGCTAAAAGAGTTTTTGCAGCCAATTGACTCCCTAACCGTCTCTATCACAATCGGCCTTGATGGCGACGAGGTGCGGGTGCAGTCGTTTTCTTTAGAAGGCGATGGCGACGAGATTATCTATATGAGTGCCCGCCGAGGCGGAGAAATTTTGCGGTGCGATCGCCTTAACTACGACCATCCCATCATCGCCCAAATTATTGATGCCACCGTTGCCACCCAAACCACGGCTACCCAAATCACCGATACAGACCGAGAGGCCATCAAAGCCGCAATTAACGAGCTAGCGCCAGAGATTACGGCCCAAGCCTTAAACTGGCTGCCCCCAGGCATTATCTTCAATCTGGAGGAAGGTGAACCAACAAAGCCGAAAAAGAACTGGAAGCTAAGGGGTGTCCTATCGGCAGCTGTTGCTGCTGGGGCCATCACTGGTCCCGTAGGGATGACGCTGGGAGCAGCAACGTTAGCCGGGGCAGCAGCCTTCACCCGAGCTATGTCGCCCATTGGCTCGGGGGGGTCGGGCGATCGCCAGCAGGATTTAGTCACTGTGCTTCAGTTCTGGCTTATTCGCCGCCTGCACGACCTAATCTTGGGCATTTCTCAGGCGATCGAGTCCGACTTCAAACATTTTCGATATCTTGGTCCGTTTCGCTCCTACCCACCGCGCCATTTTGGAGCAGCGCGCCAACAAGACCCCAACTGGGATGCCGGGGGCGGAGCTGCCTGGCAAACCTTACTGACCAACGCCAAAGTTCGCGAAAAGGTAAACTACTGGCTATCTGATCCAGAGCGAATGAAAACCCCTTATGAACTGGTTTTACGAGAGCTGATTGCTGGTTCTGACCTAGCTGCCGACCTGCTGCCCCTAATTAACGAAGGATTTCAACAGCTCGCCGTTAAGCTCATTGCTCATGCCTCAAGCTTCGGCAGCGAAACGCAGTCTGAGGTAGAGCGGCTGATGGGTGATTTTGAAGCCTCCCCAGCCCATGAGGTACACACCCTGCCCGAAATTGAAGAACTCGTCTCCATCCTCTTAGATACCGAAGAAGTATCCGAGAGCTGGATTAAACAACTCACCGCCGCCAGCAGTGAACGCACCGTTAATTTAGTGCTGGTTGATCAACGCTCTCAAACCCCCGTTAGCCACCGCGATGTGGGCATTGGAGTCAGCCAGGTCATGCCCATTTTGGTTTCCTGCTACGCCCTAGAGAAGGCCAAAGTGGCGATCGAGCAACCCGAGTTGCACTTACACCCTCGTCTACAATCCGAGCTGGCCGACGTATTCATCGAGTCGGCACTGGGAGAGCAAAAAAATACCTTCATTCTTGAAACCCACAGCGAGCACCTGCTGCTGCGGATTATGCGCCGGATGAGGGAAACCTATAGCGGTACCCTCCCTGAGGGCTGCCTACCCATTACCCCAGAGGATGTCTGCGTGCTCTATGTAGACCCGGCTGGAGCCTCTAGCATTGTGCAAGAAATGCCCCTAAACCCACGAGGAGAATTAGTCAGAGCGTGGCCCGGTGGCTTCTTTGAAGAAGGCTTAGACGAGGTATTTGCCTAGCCATGCTGGTAGAGTACGCCCTAGTTCCAGACGTGCTGAATGCGACCTGCTATAGCAGTCCTGAGCTATGCGAGGCTCATTTACAAATTCTCAAGCCCATCCTGCTCGAAGAAGCCTTGATGCGCGACCTACGAGGAGGCGAGTGGTGGAATTACCTGCGAGATTGGATTAAGGCATTACCTGAACAATGCCACCCCAAAGCCAAAGAACTGCTGAAAAAGCTCAAGCAGAAAGAACGCATTCGCACAGTATCCTTCTGTGGACCGCAGCAACCTAGCTGCCCTGCCGCCTGGCTAGAGGAAGCCTTGGCCTCTCATAGCTGGCAAAATTTAGTGGGAGTTATTACCCTCTCCGAAGTCGCCCGCCAACATCGCGATAACCCTCTCATTACCTCTATCGACAAGCTCAACAACGCCGACTGGCTAAGAAGACGCGAGTCTTCGATTGAAATCCCCAAACAGAGCAGCACCTATCTTCAGCATCTGCGGCTGTTGCTCAACCACGCCAACTCAATTCTCTTTATCGATCCTTATCTAGATCCGACACAGTCCCACTATCAAGAATTCCATTTCCTCCTCAAAGCTATCAACCAAAAAGATATTTCTCCCTTGATTGAGCTGCATGTAGCGGCTAAAGGGATAGATAGGAATGGGGGCGATCGCAGTCAGTTCTCCCTAGCAGAGTGGAAATCTCGATTCCACCCATTGCTTCATGCTTTGGAAGAGTCTGGTCTAGGGGCAGAGGTCTTTATCTGGGAATACTTTCACGACAGATTCATCCTTACTAATCTAGCTGGGATTACGCTAACAGGAGGTTTAGATGTTATTCAGGATCCAAAAGCACGAGTAATCTGGAGCCGCCTACCCAACAGCCTTCGCGACGAAAAGCAGAGAGATTTTGCCCTCAACTCCCCCAAACACACCCTGAAGTATCGCTTCAAACTGGCTTGATTGAATCTTTTGGGAGAACAAAATCAAAGATAGTATTTTTCATTCTTACTCAAATAGCTTTATATCCCCCTATTACGAAGAGATGAGGAGTTGCGCGCAAGCCAGCCAAATACTCCCTTTTTGTAGGAACTCAGTATAGCTTTGGCTAAATTAGGCACATGCAGCACCGCAGTGTCACCCGCGAGGAGCCAAAGTCCATGAGCACCCCTATTTCCTTCAATCCCGAACAGCAAAATGTTATTCGCCACATCGAAGGTGGTCTGCTCGTTTTGGCTCCCGTTGGCACCGGCAAAACCTCTGTGCTCTCAGAACGGGTAGCCGAAGCCATTAAGCGTGGTATTTCTCCTGACCGTATTCTCTGCCTCACCTTCACTAACCGAGCAGCCATGGAAATGGGCGATCGCCTAGCCCAATCCTTGCCCGACGTTCGTCGCCAGCTCACCATCAAAACCTTTCACGGCCTCTGCGCCTGGATGCTCCGCATAGAAGCCCAGACCATCGGCCTACCCGCTGACTTCGTTGTCTACGACGACAACGACTGCTTCGACATCTTGAAGTCACTATCTTGCTTGGAAAAAGACCGAGATGTTTGGAATTTGATGGGCATCATCACTGATTGCAAGTCTAAAGCGCATCAGGATCAGCTCTCTCTAAAACTAACCCTAAGTGACCTATTTACCTCACTTGATGACCGTATCCGCCCGATCGCTCTCAAGTATCAAAAGACCCTCAGTGATCGTCATGCCCTCGACTTTGCCGATCTGATCTTCTTCACCCGGTCAATGCTGCATCACATGCCAAAAGTTGCTGAACGCTGGGCCAACCGCTTCAACCTGGTGCAGGTAGATGAAGTTCAAGATACTCACCTGGGTGAATACGAAATTGTCAGCCACCTGGCGCGCAAAAGCGGCAACCTGGCTCTAATTGGCGATCTAGATCAGACTATCTACGCCTGGCGTGGCTCTGAGCCAGCGGTTGTCTTAGAGCGCTTTAAGGTCGAGTTTAACTCGACGGCCTACTCTCTCTCCCTCAACTATCGCGCTACACAAACCCTGTTGCAGGCTGCCTCTGCCTTCGCCAATGAGTTTAACGAACGCCACACCTCTATTGAACCGTCTCCGACCTGTGCGATCGGCGAAAAGATTATGGTTTACACCGCTGCCGACGAAACCAAGGAAGCTGAATGGATAGCGAGGCAAGTAGCAACCTTGGCCGGGAATTCTCCCAATTTTCGGTACAGCCGCTTAGCTGTACTCACACGCACCCATGCACGGGCTCAATGCATCGCATCTATCTTCGCTAAAGCTGACATTCCTTGTGTCACCGTTGAGCAATACCAGTTCTTCATGCGTAAGGAAGTCAAAGATGTCTTGGCTTATCTACGCTTCATTACTAATTCCTTTGATGCCGGTGCATTCAAGCGGTTAGTCACCACCCCTAGCCGAGAGATTGGCCTAACCACCCTCCGCTCAATTTATAGGGAGGGCCAACCCTGCGGATTTCGCGTAACCGATTTGGCCCTACCTCAACCGTTTGTGAATGATGACCCTCTAGGAGCTGTCACGGAGGCTTTTCTCCACGGCACCATGGTCGTCTTTGATGTTGAAACGACAGGTACTGCCGTTGGTAGCGACATTGTTGAAATCGCAGCCGTCAAGTTAGTGAACGGTCAACCCATGGACCAGTTTCATGCCTATATTTCGGATGCTACCGATGTCGGTGACTCCGAGCAAATCCATGGCTACGACAATGATTTCTTAACGCAAAATGGCCACCCTGCCCAAGCTGTACTGCAAAGCTTCTGCGAGTTTGCCGGTAAATCGCTGCTAGTCGGTCACAATGTTGGGTTTGACATCAAAATGGTGATCGCACATGCCCAAAAGGTTGGTATTCAGGCCCCCATCTGGCAGTGGGCCGACACCTGGAACCTAGCCAATCGATTCCTCAGGGCTGAAAGCTACAGCCTCGAAAACTTAGCCAGCCAGCTCAACCTAGCCTCTACGCCTAACCATCACGCCATGGATGATGTGCTGACTACAGTGCAGCTATTAGGTCATCTAGTGCCACTAATTCAGGAGACTGCCAGCGATCGCGTAGCAATATACTACAAGTATGGAGAAAAATTTGCTCCCCTCGCCGACGAAATTGCCCACTGGAAGGCTCTCAGTCAAACCATTCGACCAGCTCAGCTCTTGATCCATATCCTCAACAGTTCAGGCTTGGCAAGTCTCTACGGGCAGGCCCCTGACCGCGTGCAAAATCTTAAGCAACTAGTAGTCATCTTTCGTACCCAAGATGACGCTGCTCTGCATCCAGACACTGCTCTAAGAAGCATTCTAGAGTTTACGGCACTAGCTAAAAATTTAGACCACATTTCAGAGCAGGACAATCAAGCTGTCATTATTACAGCCCATCAATCCAAAGGGTTAGAGTTTGACCACGTCTTCGTTGCTGGGATGTCTGACGGCGAGTTCCCAGGGTTCTACAGCATTGAGAATGGAAATGTAGAAGAAGAGAAACGTCTCTTCTACGTTGCCCTAACACGGGCCAAAAAGCGCCTTCATATTTCATGTTTTGCTGAAAATAGGTGGGGGTCTCAGTCTCCAAGCCAGTTTTTAGCGGCCTTACCACCAGCACTAGTTGAACTAAGTTTTTGATTGTTTCTTTTCAGATAGAAAATTAAAGGCCTAATCTAAATATGTTGCAGTACAATTGAACTAAATCTCGAAGCTTAGGCGCTGTGAGTCAGAAAACGATTCAATGTAAGCTTGTCGCCTCACCCGCAACCCGGCAACACCTGTGGATGCTGGCCGCAAAAAAGAACACCCCATTAATCAATGCCCTCATTCAAGCCGTCGTCACCCACGACGATTTTGAGACCTGGCGACTCAAGGGTAGGCACCCCACCGATGCCATCACCCAGCTTTGTAAAAGCCTGAAGACTGAGACTCCCTTCTCTGGCCAGCCTGCTCGGTTTTATACATCTGCTGAAAAAGCCGTCAACTATATCTTCAAGTCCTGGTTTACCCTCCAGAGTCGCCTCCAGCGCCAAATAACTGGCAAGCAGATGTGGCTAACTATCCTCAAAAGTGATGAGGAGCTAACCGAGATGTGTGGCCAGGATTTAGACACTGTCCAGAAAAAAGCCGTTCAAATTCTGGCTCAGCTTGAAAAAGCTGTTGAGATAGATGAGACCGAGGGCAGCCAAGGCAAATCAAAAAAAGACGTGATTAGGGCGCAACTCTTCAAAAAGCACGATGGTGCCAAACAATCCTTAATCCGCTGTGCCACAGCTTATTTACTCAAAAACGGGGGCAAGATTCCCGACCAGTCGGAAGACCCCGAGAAATTTGCCTATCGCCGCCGCAAAGCCGAAATTCAGGTGCAGCGCCTTCAAGACCAACTCGAAGCCCGTATCCCCAAAGGACGAGACTTGACCGGGCAAGCCTGGCTCTCGACCCTACTAACTGCCACTACCACCGTGCCCAGGGACAACCGCGAGCACAAGCAGTGGCAAGACAAGCTGCTGGCCCAGCCTCATACCATCCCCTTCCCCATCTTGTTTGAAACCAACACAGATTTAGTCTGGTCTCAAAACCAAGCCGGTCGCCTCTGTGTGCGCTTCAGCGGGCTCAAAGAGCATACCTTTCAGATTTTCTGCGATCAACGGCAGCTTCCTTGGTTCCAGAGATTTCTAGAAGATCAAACAACCAAACGGGCCAGCAAAAACCAGCATTCCAGTGCCCTCTTTACCCTGCGTTCAGCCCGCATCTTTTGGCAAGAAAGCGATCGCAAGGGCCAACCCTGGGAAACCCACTATCTCACTCTATTCTGTACCGTTGACGTTCGCCTCTGGAGCGCCGAGGGCACCGAGGAAGTGCGCCAGGAGAAAGCTGTAGGGACCGCCAGAGCGCTGACCCGGATGAACGAAAATGGCAGCCTATCTGATACCCAGCAAAGCAAAGCAAAGCGGCTCACCTCTACCCTAGAGCGGATCAACAGTCCCTTCGACCGCCCCAGCCAACCCCGATTCCCAGGCCAATCCCATATCATCGCTGGCCTTAGTCTAAGCTGGGATAACCCTCTAACTCTAGCTGTTTGGAACGCTAAGACCCAGGAAGTGCTGGTGTACCGAAGCCTCCGGCAGCTACTTGGGAAAGACTATTCCCTCTTTCTCCGGCAACGGCGAGAACAAGGTAAACAATCCCACGATCGCCACAAAGCCCAGCGACAGGGCAAGAACAACCAGTTTGGCACCTCTAACGTGGGGGAGCACGTAGATCGCCTGCTGGCTAAGGCTGTGGTGGTCACAGCTCAGCAATACGGAGCGGGTAGCATCGCGATTCCCAAGCTGGACAACATCCGTGAGATTCTCAACGCCGAAATTCAGGCCAAGGCCGAGCAGAAGGCCCCAGGCTCCATAGAAGGCCAGAAACGCTATGCCAAGCAGTACAAAAGCAGCATCCACAAGTGGAGCTACGGCAGGCTGCTAGATCAAATCGCGAGCAAAGCCGTCCAGAATGGGTTAGCCATAGAAGCCGTTAAACAGCCCTTGCAGCAGAATGCTGGGGAGATGGCGAAGGCAGTTGCGATCGCAGCCTATGAATCCAGACAGGCAATAGTATCTTAGAACTAGAGCCTGCACTACAATAGGCCAAAAGCTTTGAACCTAGAAAACTGAATAACTGAATAGTTTAATAGCGCCGCGACTCATGCTTTGGCCTCTGAGTCGTGTGAAATAAGGGTTAGTTTGACTGTCGGATGACAGCCGTGCTTTCTGGCCCTGGTAGCTACTTGCCCTGATGCTGTCAGACGAAAGGCTTAGGCTTTTCCGAAGAGATTAAGTCGTAGTTGACGTGCTAGTAACCTCAATTATGGCGTAGGTGCGCTCCCAGCAATAGGGGTGCAGATGTACTGCTATAGCGGCTACCAAATCACCCCCGAGCAAGGGGGAACTCGCTCCAATACTGCGTTTGAGGGTCTTCCTCAGGGTGTAGTTATCCTGAGCGATCTGCGCAAAGTCTGAAGTGCCTATCAAATAGTCGTTCTAGGTCTTTGTAAAGGTCAAAAGATCCACTAAATTAGTCAGTACAGTCGGGATAGATGAGCCGATTCGCTTAAATGACTTCTAAAAGCCTTGACTTGATTGCTTTTAAGGAGCCTGCGGTCACAATCAACTATCCTGACCAGGGGAGGTTGAAAGTGGAAGAACACAAATGGACACCGCCGCCTTTTTAATTGTTACAATCAACCACCTTGAACAGGGGATGTTGAAAGTTGTGGCAGTGGAATCCCGCTCCTGGCAAAACTGGTATCCTTTCAACCACCCTTGACAAAGGTGGTTAAAGATCAGATTCAGGCAAGGCTTAAGCGAGTTGAAAGAAGGCAGTGGATTGTGATTCTTGCATGAATCGACATTTAACCACCGCAGCAAGGAAATAAACGACACTTATTCTGTCACCGCCTCTTTAGCGACAGCAGTATGTCTCGATGACACTAACTTGTCACTGATGACAGCAATGTGTCATCGATGACAAATAAAGTGTCACTGTACATAAAACAAGGGCGGATGATGGGGCTCGAACCCACGAATGGTGGAATCACAATCCACTGCCTTAACCACTTGGCTACACCCGCCGTATTCGCGATACTTAATATAGCATCGATGATCACCTCAGTGCCACGACTGAACTAACTTTTATTCTGATCGTTTCCAAAGCCGAGATACCGTAGCGTAGAGCTAACCTGCAAACATTTGAAGGGACTGAGGTTCAGCCCGGTGAGGGTAGCTGTTTTTGCTGTTAGGCGACAAAGTTGTGCAGTATTGGGCTTTGTCTGTCTTTGGGTTTGCCATGCCGGTTTCCATCATCATCCCCACTTGGAACGAAGCGGCTTGTCTGGGCCGTACCCTAAATGTCTTGCAGAGTCTCAACCCACCTCCGCGCGAAATTTTATTGGTGGACGGGGGCAGCCACGATCGCACCCTGGAGATTGCCCACTCTTGGGTCGATCGCCTGCCATTAACGGTGCTCCAAGCTCCCGCCCCGGGGCGATCGGTGCAGATGAATTGGGGGGCCGCTGCCGCCAAGGGCGACGTGCTGTGCTTTCTTCACGCCGACACCCTCATTCCCGACGACTTGGTACAGGTAGTAGAAAACACCTTAGCTAACCCGACGGTAGCTGGTGGTGGGTTTATTTCTCTAATGGCTGGACCGCAAAAAACTCGCTGGGGTATTTCGCTGCACAATGCCCTCAAAACCTACTATGCGCCGCTACTGTTTCGGCCCCATTTATTTATGCGTGGGCTGCGCTTGCTGTTTGGCGACCAGGTCATGTTCTGCCGCCGAGCTGACTTTATTGCCTGTGGCGGATTCGACCCAGCCCTGCCGATTATGGAGGAAGCTGACCTATGCCTCAAGCTTTGCCGCCTGGGTCGCTTGTGCCAGCTCAGCCGAGTCGTTCAATCCTCGGACCGGCGGGTAGCTGCTTGGGGAACTTTAAGGGCCAACGCCATCTATTTGATGATCGGGGTGCTGTGGGGCATTGGGGTACCTGCTACTACCCTAAAGCGATTTTATGAAGAGGTCCGCTAGGTCGGCAAACGGATAAAATTCTCAAGCCGTTTGTATGAGAGTGACTTCATAGCGATGGCCCCTGTGTTTAGGCTACCCGGTCAGTACTACCAGCAAAAATTGGGGGTAGTGCGTGGTATACAGCGCTCGCGATCAAAAGCAATACAGACCGTTCTGGTTACTTTGGCGACACTGTAAATCTTCAACAGCTAGACCAAAACCGACGACGCACAACCATTTCGACGGTTTAGCCAAGGCGAAAGAACTTCGCCACTGAAGATGTGTAAAGTTTCTTTACGTATTTCCGGGTTTAAATCTGCTTCACAAAGTTGGGCGTAGTTGGCATGAAAACCTTACCCAGCAGGGTTGACTTGAACAAGGTTCAAGTGCCCGGCATAGGAGCGTTTGCATGAGCCCCCTTGATGCTGAAGCCCCCAATTCTGAGATTCTCCCGGCCCCTACTCAGCCCCTTGCCTTTGTCGAAGCTAATGATGTTGGAGAACAGCCTGACGGTGCCTTCTCTGTCGTTGCTGATCTAGTACAGCCATTGGCGTCAATCTCTGGCAGCCTCTCTGGAGATGCCGATCTCTTTCAAATCTTCATTTCGGGCGAGCAGCCCTTTTCTGCAACGACGCTAAGTGCAGCAACCTTGCTCGGCCTGCCCATCGACAATGCGTTGGGGATCCCCAACAGCCTGCTGGAAGATCCCCAGCTCTTTCTATTCGATAGCGTGGGCAACGGCGTCTATGGCAACGATGATCTATTTGGCTCGGCCCAGGCAACCTTGCCCTCCAAATCAAGCTTGCTCACTCCCGGCATTTACTACCTGGCCATTTCTGGGTTTGATTACGACCCCATCAGCACCGGTGGGGAAATCTTTCCCGACGAATCCTTAGATGGCGTTTTGTTGCCCACCGGGCCGAGTGCAGGCTCCCCGCTAGTGGGGTTTGCTGGCGAGGGTGCCTCTGGTGGTGCCTACACCATTGCCCTGACCGGTGCCCAAACCGTCGCGCCGACCCCGCCGCCCCAAGAATTTGACCTGTTGGGACTGACCGACGACAACCAGCTCGTGCTGTTTTCT is a window from the Leptolyngbya subtilissima AS-A7 genome containing:
- a CDS encoding TIGR04283 family arsenosugar biosynthesis glycosyltransferase — encoded protein: MPVSIIIPTWNEAACLGRTLNVLQSLNPPPREILLVDGGSHDRTLEIAHSWVDRLPLTVLQAPAPGRSVQMNWGAAAAKGDVLCFLHADTLIPDDLVQVVENTLANPTVAGGGFISLMAGPQKTRWGISLHNALKTYYAPLLFRPHLFMRGLRLLFGDQVMFCRRADFIACGGFDPALPIMEEADLCLKLCRLGRLCQLSRVVQSSDRRVAAWGTLRANAIYLMIGVLWGIGVPATTLKRFYEEVR